The following are from one region of the Nostoc cf. commune SO-36 genome:
- a CDS encoding tetratricopeptide repeat protein, producing MQLGEALNLDNKVDLQSLNEEEIQIYYQFLMQVLQATAESNGNSQVVYPLLARNTDKLDGMLAEILRRLGAKTLRKVETDEEKNVAGGIFTFSNLIAQFPLGDKASNMEIAITGYEVVQKVFPREALPQNWATTLNKLAVAYTNRIKGDRADNIEIAIAASTAALTVRTREALPQDWAETQNNFGLAYIERIRGDRADNIEIAIAAFTAALTVYTREALPQDWAMTQNNLANAYSERIRGDRADNIDQAIAAYTAALTIKTREALPQDWAAMQNNLANAYRKRIRGDKADNIEKAIAASTAALTVRTREALPQDWAATQNNFGLAYSERIRGDRADNIDQAIAAYTAALTV from the coding sequence ATGCAACTAGGGGAAGCGTTGAATCTAGATAATAAAGTAGATTTGCAATCTCTCAATGAGGAAGAGATACAGATATATTACCAATTCTTGATGCAGGTACTACAAGCAACCGCAGAAAGTAACGGTAATTCCCAGGTAGTTTACCCCTTGCTGGCAAGGAATACAGACAAACTCGACGGAATGTTAGCAGAAATATTGCGCCGTTTGGGGGCAAAAACACTGAGGAAAGTGGAAACAGATGAGGAGAAAAACGTAGCAGGAGGTATTTTCACTTTTAGCAATCTAATAGCGCAATTCCCCTTGGGTGACAAAGCCAGCAATATGGAAATTGCCATCACTGGCTATGAAGTCGTGCAAAAAGTCTTCCCCAGGGAAGCTTTGCCTCAAAATTGGGCAACGACGCTAAATAAGCTTGCTGTTGCCTACACCAATAGAATTAAAGGAGACAGGGCAGATAACATCGAAATTGCGATCGCTGCTTCTACTGCTGCTTTAACTGTCAGAACCAGAGAAGCTTTGCCTCAAGATTGGGCAGAAACGCAAAATAATTTCGGACTTGCCTACATCGAGAGAATTAGAGGAGACCGGGCAGATAACATCGAAATTGCGATCGCTGCTTTTACTGCGGCTTTAACTGTCTACACCAGAGAAGCTTTACCTCAAGATTGGGCAATGACGCAAAATAATCTCGCAAATGCCTACAGCGAGAGAATTAGAGGAGACAGGGCAGATAACATCGATCAGGCGATCGCTGCTTATACTGCTGCTTTAACTATCAAAACCAGAGAAGCTTTGCCTCAAGATTGGGCAGCAATGCAAAATAATCTCGCAAATGCCTACAGGAAGAGAATTAGAGGAGACAAGGCAGATAACATCGAAAAAGCGATCGCTGCTTCTACTGCTGCTTTAACTGTCAGAACCAGAGAAGCTTTGCCTCAAGATTGGGCAGCAACGCAAAATAATTTCGGACTTGCCTACAGCGAGAGAATTAGAGGAGACCGGGCAGATAACATCGATCAGGCGATCGCTGCTTATACTGCTGCTTTAACTGTCTGA
- a CDS encoding DUF2281 domain-containing protein, with product MSTETALWKIIENLPIYLKIELLHYAEYLITKSSTLPQVEDVTVLETNIEQRENWQSFSLNNLNQCYAEDEPEYAIESIKEYNPNYERR from the coding sequence ATGAGTACCGAAACAGCCCTATGGAAAATCATAGAAAATTTGCCCATTTACCTGAAAATTGAACTTTTACATTATGCCGAATATTTAATCACTAAATCTTCAACACTTCCACAAGTCGAAGATGTAACCGTTTTAGAAACCAATATAGAACAAAGAGAAAATTGGCAATCTTTCTCTTTAAATAACTTAAATCAATGTTATGCAGAAGATGAACCAGAATATGCTATAGAATCAATTAAAGAATATAACCCTAATTATGAAAGAAGGTAA
- a CDS encoding type II toxin-antitoxin system PemK/MazF family toxin: protein MKEGNIILTPIPQANGEIKNRPTLILREMPKYQDFLIYGISTQLKQYIPNFDEIISPNDDDFKSSGLVGQSVIRLSFLAVITRNSIIGSIGTISTERHKKLLHNLSQYLIQLIE, encoded by the coding sequence ATGAAAGAAGGTAATATCATACTAACTCCTATTCCTCAAGCAAATGGAGAAATAAAAAACCGTCCTACGCTGATTTTGAGAGAAATGCCAAAATATCAAGACTTTTTGATATATGGGATTAGTACACAATTAAAACAATATATTCCTAACTTTGACGAAATCATTTCACCTAATGATGATGATTTTAAATCTAGTGGTTTAGTCGGTCAATCTGTTATTAGATTAAGTTTTTTAGCTGTCATTACTCGTAACAGTATAATTGGCTCAATTGGCACAATTTCAACAGAAAGGCATAAAAAATTATTACATAATCTTAGTCAATATCTAATTCAATTAATAGAGTAA
- a CDS encoding DUF3493 domain-containing protein codes for MVDQNRKNSLNPEQYASLKAEIAAPYRGLRQFIYIAFGASGSIGAFVFFFQVLAGRNVETALPSFALQVGIVALMVFLWRWEQRRKQRLQSGKNPNS; via the coding sequence ATGGTAGATCAAAATCGCAAAAATAGCCTTAACCCTGAACAATACGCCAGCCTTAAAGCAGAAATAGCCGCTCCTTATCGAGGCTTACGCCAATTTATCTACATCGCTTTCGGTGCTTCTGGCTCAATTGGCGCATTCGTCTTTTTCTTCCAAGTGCTTGCCGGACGCAATGTTGAGACTGCTTTGCCTAGTTTCGCTCTCCAAGTAGGAATCGTTGCCTTAATGGTCTTTCTCTGGCGCTGGGAACAGCGTCGGAAACAACGCCTCCAATCGGGTAAAAATCCTAATTCTTGA
- a CDS encoding alpha/beta hydrolase yields MRFKFLGLRRTLLLVGSICLLFLSSPVFAAEQVVLNYGIFRESLSVEELSTFAQTGELSRSLRVNFALARQDPKAIRQYLTEPVKVNLVFLDRVLNSQIGNIILDQISQVIYTPSRRADRQALRAALVISASQDGQVSLIEIIENYPTNEVEVDGKRLESAYRQLRRLQTSLQDLLNF; encoded by the coding sequence ATGCGTTTTAAATTTTTGGGGCTGCGTCGCACCTTACTTTTAGTAGGTAGTATCTGCCTTCTATTTTTGTCCAGTCCTGTCTTTGCTGCGGAACAAGTGGTGCTAAATTATGGTATTTTCCGTGAATCACTTTCTGTAGAGGAGCTATCCACCTTTGCCCAAACAGGTGAACTTTCACGTTCACTACGAGTTAATTTTGCTTTGGCGCGACAAGACCCCAAAGCTATTCGTCAGTATTTAACGGAGCCAGTAAAGGTAAACCTTGTATTTTTAGATAGAGTGCTAAATAGCCAGATTGGTAATATTATTTTGGATCAAATTAGTCAAGTTATTTATACACCGTCTCGGAGAGCAGACAGGCAGGCTTTGCGAGCCGCTTTGGTAATTTCTGCGAGTCAAGACGGGCAGGTATCGCTAATCGAAATTATTGAAAACTATCCCACCAATGAAGTGGAAGTTGATGGCAAACGCTTGGAGAGTGCATACCGTCAACTCCGCCGATTGCAAACAAGCCTGCAAGATTTACTCAATTTTTAG
- a CDS encoding low-complexity tail membrane protein, protein MHSFRSEPILWIHVAGLATLPIFLVLCLFFLSVGEPFLPVWMELSLVAAIGVLPLLWMQLRRPFYIFALLGIALKPENLTERQRKILCLINTKLNRILALVAAVLSIWVLWHLFQIAPLVASSAKFLPQWRSLALVLAGLAFLGSNLFLQIPVSVMRVLVTNDTEFAGIEPLSLEKIKQDFTILGVRVNQIVPRLLQSLFRINTDS, encoded by the coding sequence ATGCATTCATTTCGTTCTGAACCTATTTTGTGGATTCACGTCGCTGGATTGGCGACGTTGCCTATTTTTTTAGTACTTTGCTTATTTTTTCTGTCTGTAGGCGAACCGTTTTTGCCAGTCTGGATGGAGCTATCTTTAGTTGCCGCCATTGGTGTTCTTCCCCTGCTATGGATGCAGTTGCGTCGCCCTTTTTATATATTTGCTCTTTTAGGAATAGCCCTGAAGCCAGAAAATCTGACTGAACGGCAGCGAAAAATTCTCTGTTTAATTAATACAAAGTTAAATCGTATCCTGGCATTAGTGGCAGCAGTATTATCAATTTGGGTGCTGTGGCATCTTTTCCAAATTGCGCCATTAGTAGCAAGTTCAGCTAAATTTCTCCCACAATGGCGCAGCCTTGCACTAGTGCTTGCGGGATTAGCCTTTTTAGGCAGCAATCTATTTTTACAAATACCTGTGAGTGTAATGCGAGTTTTGGTGACTAATGACACAGAATTCGCTGGTATAGAACCATTATCTTTAGAAAAGATTAAGCAAGATTTCACCATTTTAGGGGTGCGCGTTAATCAAATCGTGCCCCGATTACTGCAATCTTTGTTTAGGATAAATACAGATTCGTAG
- a CDS encoding YlxR family protein translates to MKPNYRRCISCRKVGSKDEFWRIVRVFPDGKVQLDQGMGRSAYICPETSCLQAAQKKNRLGRSLHASVPETLYQSLWQRLCGSNTQNQI, encoded by the coding sequence ATGAAACCAAATTATCGGCGCTGTATTAGTTGCCGTAAAGTAGGCTCAAAAGATGAGTTTTGGCGGATTGTCCGCGTCTTTCCCGATGGAAAGGTACAATTGGATCAGGGCATGGGGCGTTCTGCCTATATTTGTCCAGAAACGAGTTGCCTACAAGCGGCTCAAAAAAAAAATCGACTAGGGCGATCGCTACATGCATCAGTGCCAGAAACACTGTACCAAAGCTTGTGGCAACGCCTATGCGGCAGTAATACCCAAAACCAAATTTAG
- the rimP gene encoding ribosome maturation factor RimP, whose protein sequence is MAHPLVPQIIDLATPVAEELGLEVVGVVFHTNQSPPVLRVDIRNPEQDTGLNDCERMSRALEASLDAAEIVPDKYVLEVSSPGISRQLVTDREFISFKGFPVIISTTPPYDGQEEWTGQLVRRDETALYLNQKGRVVEIPRSLITKVQLDERR, encoded by the coding sequence ATGGCTCATCCTTTAGTTCCACAAATTATTGATTTGGCGACACCAGTAGCAGAAGAACTGGGATTGGAAGTGGTTGGCGTGGTTTTTCACACTAACCAAAGTCCACCAGTGTTGCGGGTAGACATTCGCAATCCTGAGCAAGACACCGGGTTGAACGATTGTGAGAGGATGAGCCGTGCTTTAGAAGCCTCCTTAGATGCTGCGGAAATCGTTCCAGATAAATACGTCTTGGAAGTGTCTAGTCCTGGTATTTCGCGGCAACTGGTAACAGACAGGGAGTTTATTTCTTTTAAAGGATTTCCTGTCATCATCTCCACAACGCCCCCCTACGACGGACAAGAAGAATGGACTGGTCAGTTAGTTCGTCGGGATGAGACAGCACTCTACTTAAACCAAAAAGGTCGTGTAGTCGAAATTCCCCGCTCCCTAATTACTAAGGTGCAGCTAGACGAGCGCCGATAA
- a CDS encoding peptidoglycan-binding domain-containing protein: MWCGFGKSSATFAVTCLISAGLVIADTGFAVTQKSYTPQQFREVLRGLGYNVKVTNTPLTDEETKKAIREFQTGYKLKPVDGIAGPKTQAFAANIVQILQTNLNAVVKPNPPLPRDHFYGSRTEAVVREYQKKYQLQETGIANLALRQKLNEEAKTVFSQPTAKPTAKPTATPTATPTATPRATPTATPTAKPTATPTATPTAKPTATPTATPTATPTATPTATPTATPTATPTATPTATP; the protein is encoded by the coding sequence ATGTGGTGTGGGTTTGGAAAATCAAGCGCAACCTTTGCTGTTACTTGCCTGATAAGTGCTGGCTTAGTAATTGCAGATACTGGTTTCGCAGTCACTCAAAAAAGTTATACGCCCCAGCAATTCCGTGAGGTATTGCGGGGATTAGGCTATAACGTCAAGGTAACAAACACTCCCTTGACGGATGAGGAAACTAAAAAAGCAATTCGTGAATTTCAAACAGGCTATAAGCTAAAACCAGTTGATGGGATAGCAGGGCCAAAAACTCAGGCTTTTGCTGCTAACATCGTTCAAATTCTGCAAACAAATTTGAATGCAGTGGTCAAGCCAAATCCTCCACTTCCGCGCGATCATTTTTATGGTTCTCGGACGGAAGCAGTGGTGAGGGAGTATCAGAAGAAATATCAGTTGCAAGAAACTGGAATTGCTAATTTAGCACTTCGCCAAAAGCTAAATGAAGAAGCAAAGACAGTCTTCAGCCAGCCGACGGCTAAACCGACAGCTAAACCGACAGCTACGCCAACAGCTACACCGACAGCTACGCCAAGAGCTACACCGACAGCGACACCAACAGCTAAACCAACAGCTACACCGACAGCTACGCCAACAGCTAAACCGACAGCTACACCAACAGCTACACCGACAGCTACACCAACAGCTACACCGACAGCTACGCCAACAGCTACACCGACAGCTACGCCAACAGCTACGCCAACAGCTACACCCTAA
- a CDS encoding SDH family Clp fold serine proteinase, giving the protein MGFGIGDLFWIFLLLTSLQPLWQKRQIEYRRLRALQQFQQERKSRVILLIHRQESISFLGVPISRYITIEDSEQILRAIRLTPSDVPIDLILHTPGGLVLATEQIARALIRHQAKVTVFVPHYAMSGGTMIALASDEIIMDANAVLGPVDPQLGNYPAASILKVVEDKPIGEIDDQTLIMADLSRKAIQQVQRFVRTLLKDSIPKQKVLPENIESIIEALTTGRVTHDYPITIEESTEMGLPVTVGLPHSIYELMDLYPQPQGGRPSVQYIPMPYNDLRPILPTPKGRPLEEPNQMI; this is encoded by the coding sequence ATGGGCTTTGGTATTGGTGATTTATTCTGGATTTTTCTGCTTCTGACTTCTTTGCAACCCCTCTGGCAAAAACGTCAAATAGAATATCGGCGCTTGCGTGCTTTACAACAATTCCAGCAGGAACGCAAAAGTCGGGTAATTTTGCTGATTCACCGTCAAGAGTCTATTAGCTTCCTGGGAGTTCCCATATCTCGCTACATTACTATCGAAGACTCAGAACAAATATTGCGAGCAATTCGCCTCACACCCTCAGATGTGCCGATTGATTTAATTTTGCATACTCCTGGTGGTTTGGTTTTAGCTACCGAACAAATCGCCAGAGCATTAATTCGCCACCAGGCAAAAGTCACAGTTTTTGTACCCCACTATGCTATGAGTGGCGGTACAATGATTGCCCTAGCCTCTGATGAAATTATTATGGATGCTAACGCTGTTTTAGGCCCAGTTGATCCCCAATTGGGTAACTATCCCGCAGCCAGTATTCTAAAAGTAGTTGAAGATAAACCCATCGGTGAGATTGATGACCAAACCCTAATTATGGCCGACCTCTCACGCAAAGCAATACAGCAGGTACAACGGTTTGTGCGAACTCTGCTTAAAGACAGTATACCCAAACAAAAAGTTCTGCCAGAAAATATTGAATCGATTATCGAGGCTTTGACCACTGGGCGCGTTACCCACGATTATCCCATCACTATTGAAGAATCAACAGAAATGGGGCTGCCCGTAACCGTCGGACTGCCCCATTCTATTTATGAACTCATGGATTTGTACCCACAGCCACAAGGAGGCCGACCTAGTGTGCAGTACATTCCTATGCCTTACAATGACCTTCGTCCAATACTACCTACACCCAAGGGCAGGCCCTTAGAAGAACCAAATCAAATGATTTGA
- a CDS encoding serine/threonine-protein kinase → MVWNAGKSLFGGRYIIERQLGEGGIGITYLARNQRNQQRVIKTLKEEILNHPAWILHRNKLRQDFRDEAVRLAVCHHPHIVQIETIFDEGNLPCMVMDYIEGEDLGQRVRRIGVLSEAEALLYIRQIGDALTLIHSKGLLHRDLKPRNIMIRIDKSEAVLIDFGIAREFIPNMIQRHTVYRTPGFAPPEQYESEAPRGEYIDIYALAATLYNLLTAVIPTNADDRRHNINLEPPQYFNPNISNRVNQAIMCGMDLESTYRPQSVQEWLDLLGSDSGKDVTAKSPTLLITPRPKPSPPIVLDQQNWQCIQTIKGHSSMVHAIAISPDGQFIASGSNDKTIKLWQVSTGKLVRQLGRWSSSHSSMVHSVAFSPISPNFSYQGESGKSAGVTDLNRGILASGSWDNTIKLWDINTGREIRTLAGHTNWVNSVTLSPDGKFLASGSADCTIKVWQVHTGIEIQTLTGHSDSVSSVAYSPKMSGTNSQDKQMVASGSNDYTIKLWQVYTGRNIYTLAGHSFFVNCVAFSKDGEILASGSGDNTIKLWHVNTGREIHTLTGHSDSVWSVAFSQDGQFLASGSWDNTIKLWHIHSGREISTLTGHSNYVRCVAFSPDGQTLVSGGDDDTIKIWRRGS, encoded by the coding sequence ATGGTGTGGAATGCAGGAAAGTCTTTATTCGGGGGACGCTACATTATCGAAAGGCAACTAGGTGAAGGCGGAATTGGCATTACTTATCTTGCCAGAAATCAACGGAATCAACAGCGAGTGATTAAAACCCTCAAAGAAGAAATCCTGAATCACCCCGCTTGGATACTTCACCGAAACAAGTTACGGCAAGACTTCCGTGATGAAGCAGTTAGGCTGGCTGTGTGCCATCATCCTCATATAGTACAGATAGAAACCATCTTTGATGAGGGAAATTTGCCCTGCATGGTGATGGATTATATCGAAGGGGAAGACTTGGGACAGCGCGTGAGACGGATAGGGGTGCTATCAGAAGCAGAAGCACTGCTCTACATTAGGCAAATTGGTGACGCTTTGACCCTAATCCATTCTAAAGGATTGCTGCATCGGGATCTCAAACCACGCAACATCATGATCCGCATTGATAAATCAGAAGCAGTGCTGATAGATTTTGGCATCGCTAGAGAATTTATTCCTAATATGATCCAAAGGCATACAGTGTATCGTACTCCTGGTTTTGCCCCACCTGAACAATATGAATCAGAAGCACCAAGAGGAGAATACATTGATATCTACGCCCTAGCCGCTACTTTGTACAATTTGCTTACCGCAGTTATACCAACAAATGCAGATGATAGACGCCACAATATTAATTTAGAACCACCACAATATTTCAATCCCAACATTAGCAACAGAGTAAATCAGGCTATTATGTGCGGCATGGATTTGGAGTCAACCTATCGTCCCCAATCTGTGCAGGAGTGGTTAGATTTATTAGGCTCTGATAGTGGGAAAGATGTAACAGCAAAATCACCTACTTTACTGATAACGCCTAGACCTAAACCATCTCCACCGATTGTATTAGATCAGCAGAACTGGCAATGCATACAGACCATCAAAGGTCATTCTAGTATGGTTCATGCGATCGCCATTAGTCCAGACGGGCAATTTATTGCAAGTGGCAGTAATGACAAGACTATCAAACTTTGGCAAGTAAGTACTGGCAAGCTAGTGCGTCAACTGGGTCGTTGGTCTTCTAGTCATTCCAGTATGGTTCATTCCGTCGCTTTTAGCCCCATCTCTCCCAACTTTTCTTATCAAGGCGAGTCCGGCAAATCTGCGGGAGTTACAGACCTAAACCGAGGAATTTTAGCCAGTGGTAGTTGGGATAACACAATCAAATTGTGGGATATCAACACAGGCAGAGAAATTCGTACTCTCGCTGGTCATACCAACTGGGTGAATTCTGTTACCTTGAGTCCAGATGGCAAGTTTCTGGCTAGCGGTAGTGCTGATTGCACAATCAAAGTGTGGCAGGTACACACTGGCATAGAAATCCAAACTCTCACTGGTCATTCCGACTCAGTTTCGTCAGTCGCCTACTCTCCGAAAATGTCTGGAACCAATAGCCAGGATAAACAGATGGTGGCTAGTGGCAGTAATGATTACACCATTAAACTGTGGCAAGTATACACAGGCAGAAACATCTATACACTTGCAGGTCATTCCTTTTTCGTCAACTGTGTCGCCTTCAGCAAGGATGGGGAAATTCTCGCCAGTGGCAGTGGTGACAACACGATTAAACTGTGGCACGTAAATACTGGCAGAGAAATTCATACTCTCACTGGCCATTCTGATTCAGTTTGGTCAGTCGCATTTAGCCAGGATGGACAATTTCTTGCTAGTGGGAGTTGGGACAACACTATCAAACTGTGGCATATACACAGTGGGAGAGAAATCAGCACACTTACAGGACATTCCAACTATGTTAGGTGTGTTGCCTTCAGTCCCGATGGGCAAACCCTAGTTAGTGGTGGTGATGACGACACAATCAAGATTTGGCGAAGGGGGTCATAA
- a CDS encoding c-type heme family protein, with protein sequence MLKNLNLKQKFTILLLVILTFGLSLSGFALSSLLRENAKQDISSTGLILIQTMSSVRKYTSTQVNPELVDKLATEFLPQTVPGYSAREVFEILRKTPEYRDFFYKEATLNPTNLRDKADGFETEIVERFRNKSDLKEVSGFRSIPGGDIFYIARPLAVSEQSCLVCHSVPEAAPPSMISLYGAANGFGWKLNEIVGAQIISVPANNVISKANQSSLVIILIVSTIFIATILLVNFFLNRQVVIPLKRMTRIAEEVSTGHMEVEFELMSNDEIGNLAKAFRRMQLSLEMAMKRIKRTHGSTGDSNNF encoded by the coding sequence ATGCTAAAGAATCTGAATCTGAAACAAAAGTTTACAATTCTGCTATTAGTAATTCTTACATTCGGTTTGAGCTTGAGTGGATTTGCTCTTTCTTCTCTGCTCAGAGAAAATGCTAAACAGGATATTAGCTCAACTGGTCTAATACTCATCCAAACAATGAGTTCTGTTCGGAAATATACTAGTACGCAAGTGAATCCAGAGCTAGTTGATAAATTGGCTACTGAGTTTTTGCCGCAAACTGTGCCTGGATATTCAGCACGAGAGGTATTTGAGATTTTACGGAAAACACCAGAATACCGTGATTTCTTTTATAAAGAAGCAACTCTCAATCCTACAAATCTGCGGGATAAAGCAGACGGTTTTGAGACGGAAATTGTCGAAAGGTTCAGAAATAAATCAGACCTTAAAGAAGTAAGTGGATTTCGCTCAATTCCTGGTGGGGATATCTTTTATATTGCTCGTCCCTTAGCAGTGTCTGAACAAAGTTGTCTGGTCTGTCATAGTGTACCTGAAGCTGCACCTCCAAGCATGATTAGTCTTTATGGTGCAGCTAATGGATTTGGGTGGAAGCTTAATGAAATTGTTGGCGCTCAGATTATATCAGTACCTGCTAATAATGTCATTAGCAAAGCCAATCAGTCTTCCTTAGTAATTATTTTGATTGTATCAACTATATTTATAGCGACTATCCTGTTAGTTAACTTTTTCTTGAATCGACAAGTTGTTATACCTCTCAAGCGTATGACTCGCATAGCCGAAGAAGTTAGTACAGGACACATGGAAGTTGAATTTGAGCTAATGTCTAATGATGAAATCGGTAATTTAGCTAAAGCCTTTAGACGGATGCAGTTAAGTTTAGAAATGGCAATGAAAAGAATCAAACGCACTCATGGAAGTACAGGGGATTCAAATAATTTTTAA
- a CDS encoding serine/threonine-protein kinase has translation MSQSHTTRPEIAAGTLIDNRYIIQKLLGQGGLGRTYLAFDTRRFNEACVLKEFAPIGTGESGLEQYRNLFKREAKILHQLQHPQIPKFLACFEGDGRLFLVQEYVDGKTYSRLLGELQRQGRNFSEDEVIQWLKNLLPVLEYVHQHNIIHRDISPDNIMLPDGNDLPVLIDFGVGKQIADMNEARSSNHQVTFVGKMSLVGKVGYAPREQISLGLCSPSSDLYALGVTAIVLLTGRDPSLLMDQYSLEWNWHSYTYVSDNFAQVLDYMLADRPNKRYQAAREVLTDLQRIGEPIAEPEVAMSPARMLDDLPPTVFNPEFQAMSGISQSYSQAEETVFSLPNSPTSQQIGRIEQQQPSLQPAFIKSCQQELAYHIGPMANLIIEEILSQNPYISPDQFIELIAREIPSFQAAFEFKKSLFS, from the coding sequence ATGTCACAGTCCCATACCACAAGGCCAGAAATAGCTGCTGGAACTCTAATCGATAACCGCTATATTATCCAAAAACTTCTAGGGCAGGGAGGATTGGGACGAACTTACTTGGCCTTTGACACTCGTCGGTTTAATGAAGCTTGTGTTCTTAAAGAATTTGCACCCATTGGCACAGGAGAAAGTGGATTAGAGCAATATCGCAATTTATTTAAAAGAGAGGCAAAAATTCTTCATCAATTGCAACATCCCCAAATTCCCAAGTTTTTGGCTTGCTTTGAAGGAGATGGTCGGCTATTCCTAGTACAAGAGTATGTTGATGGTAAGACATATTCTAGGCTCCTAGGAGAACTTCAACGTCAAGGAAGGAATTTTTCTGAAGACGAAGTTATACAGTGGCTAAAGAATCTGCTGCCTGTTTTAGAATATGTCCACCAGCACAACATCATCCATCGAGATATTTCTCCTGACAACATTATGTTACCCGATGGCAACGATCTGCCAGTGCTGATTGATTTTGGTGTCGGCAAGCAAATTGCTGATATGAACGAGGCAAGAAGTTCTAACCACCAGGTAACGTTTGTTGGCAAAATGTCTCTCGTTGGCAAAGTGGGATACGCTCCTCGCGAGCAGATTAGTTTGGGTTTATGTTCACCTTCTAGTGACCTTTATGCTTTGGGTGTAACAGCGATTGTACTACTCACAGGTAGAGATCCATCTTTACTAATGGATCAGTACTCTCTTGAGTGGAACTGGCATTCTTATACCTATGTTAGTGATAACTTTGCTCAAGTACTCGATTATATGTTGGCAGATAGGCCCAACAAGCGCTATCAGGCAGCCAGGGAAGTTCTTACAGATTTACAACGTATTGGAGAACCAATTGCAGAACCAGAAGTAGCAATGTCTCCTGCAAGAATGCTTGATGATTTGCCTCCCACGGTATTTAACCCTGAATTTCAGGCTATGTCGGGAATATCGCAGTCATACAGCCAAGCTGAAGAAACAGTTTTTAGTTTACCTAATTCACCTACTAGTCAGCAAATTGGGCGAATCGAGCAACAACAACCTTCTCTCCAACCAGCATTTATCAAAAGTTGTCAGCAAGAATTAGCCTACCACATCGGCCCAATGGCAAATCTAATTATAGAAGAAATATTATCTCAAAATCCTTACATTTCACCTGACCAATTTATTGAACTCATCGCTAGGGAAATTCCTAGCTTTCAAGCAGCTTTTGAATTCAAGAAAAGCTTATTTTCATAA
- a CDS encoding HNH endonuclease → MIDDATKKIVRKRANYLCEYCHSPERISTTRFTVDHLIPKSIGGSDELNNLALACRRCNERRYNFVAGYDLETKAVVPLFNPRQQIWSENFLWSANGRTIIEVSPTGRATCNRLDINDERSL, encoded by the coding sequence ATGATTGATGATGCCACTAAAAAAATTGTCCGTAAACGCGCAAATTATCTGTGCGAATATTGCCATTCTCCAGAACGCATTTCCACAACAAGATTTACAGTAGACCATTTGATACCAAAGTCTATTGGTGGTTCTGATGAACTTAATAATTTAGCATTGGCTTGTCGTCGTTGTAATGAACGTCGCTACAACTTTGTCGCCGGATATGACTTAGAGACTAAAGCAGTAGTACCTCTATTTAATCCTCGTCAACAAATTTGGTCAGAGAATTTTCTGTGGTCAGCAAATGGTAGGACAATTATTGAAGTTTCTCCCACTGGTAGAGCAACCTGCAACCGACTTGATATTAATGATGAACGGTCACTATGA
- a CDS encoding type II toxin-antitoxin system HicA family toxin, whose translation MPKFPVDAPKKRVIKAFELLGFLIIREREHIVMVRENEDGSQTPLVMPNHLAIASPSLGKDLRSSVVKSTKNGSFSLIVVIACITASRSAGVSLALTLDVDIFHTPLIELNFSIPQVS comes from the coding sequence ATGCCGAAGTTTCCTGTCGATGCTCCGAAGAAGAGAGTTATCAAAGCATTTGAGTTGTTAGGATTTCTTATTATTCGGGAACGTGAACATATTGTCATGGTGCGAGAAAATGAAGATGGATCGCAGACACCATTGGTAATGCCTAATCATTTGGCGATCGCTTCACCCAGCTTAGGTAAAGATTTACGCTCCTCCGTTGTCAAATCTACCAAAAACGGTAGTTTTTCTTTAATAGTAGTAATTGCTTGCATAACGGCTTCCCGATCTGCTGGGGTAAGTCTGGCACTGACTTTAGATGTTGACATTTTTCATACACCTTTAATTGAACTTAATTTCAGTATTCCCCAAGTCAGTTAG